The nucleotide sequence TTGTTTCTGTCAGGGAGTGGTTCCAGCAGCCATGAGTACAGGTATTTTAGAGGGCAGTATTATGTATTCAGAGACTCTGAAACTGTGGGCTCTTCAAGTGATACCAtagcagctccccaggagccTGTCCAGGAGACCTCTAAAAATGAGAGCTGGAGGACAGTAGTGACCAAAGGTTTATTCTCCATGCTGACAGCTCCTCCAGTCCCACCAGCTGCACCTGCTGGTGGCAGGATCCAGCCTGGCATTGTGAGCCCAGGAGAGGTGGGCCAACAATCTCCTGATCTCATGGAAGATGGCCAGTCTGGTGCTAACTGGAGTGAGCATGGTCAGGATGAAACCAGGCTGGAAATGACCCTTGAGGACAGTGGCAGCAAgggcagagaaaatgaagatggCATGTTGGtggagccagctccagctgggcaaggcactgggggcagagctgagccaccTGCCTTGGAGATGtcccctgggacagccctggtCACCATGGTCCCACGTCACCCAGCTGGTTCCCCTCGCTCAGAGATGCCTAGCAGCAGTGTAGGTGTCTCTGACACATCACCTACCCTGGGTCAGGCCAGTGGCAGCCACTCAGAagtgccagctgctgcacatCACACACGGAcaccagagctggcagagcGACCAATGAACACCAGCACAAAACCACCTCTCTACCCCTCTCCTGGTGTGACTGCTGCGGATGCGAAGTCTCTGGGAGGGAGGACTGAAGAGCTCTTTGGTAAGGTGATTTTTTGGTTATTACTGGCTGAACTGATGCCTGACAATGTGCAATGTCCACCTCCAGTGATGCACTACTCTCTTAAGGGGTTTTATTTGTAGACATGGTTGTGACCTTCAGCTGGGCCACATGGTACTACTCTTGACTCCTGTATCCAAGGAGGGAGGGACTTGAGAAGACATAGAATTATCAGTTCTAACATGGGCATCTATGGGATTGTGCTACTCATCATAGGGACAGGCTGGTTTCTAATCCAAGTGTTTTGAGTTATCCATGGAGGAGCCAGCCTCTCAGCTGTGACTTCACCCCCAAAGCAGGCTGGGAGTGCTCATCTTGGTTTTAAACAGCCCTGTCTTGCACTGATTCCTCTGTAGGAATCCCAGGTACCATCACTGGGTTTGAGTTCCAGAAGCTGGAGAAAGGTTAGAAAAATCCTTTGCCTCTTAAGAAAGTTTAGGAGTTGATGGTAGATCACTTATACAGGCAATGTTTAGCTACtgatgtgttttcatttctgcctgAAAGTAGAAGAGTTGTTCAGTTGATATCCTTACCAGTTGGTTTCCTTACCTATGAACTGTTCTTGCCCCTGTGTTGCAgattttattcagattttttgcATTTGCTGGCATGTAATGCCCAAATTGTTTTGCTCCACTAGGATCCAAGGCAGCTCTGGTGGTTTTACAGGGATAAGAGTTTGTCTGCTTCCAGAAATGGAAATGAGGTTTATTGGggttatttctttctaaaaagcACTTTCTACTGTAGAGGAGAAGAGATTGTCTTCAGAGCCTGACATTTAATTTCAGAATGAAGaacagaggcaggagctggcacatggcactctttttaaaaagtgacacAGACCTAACATAGTTTTCCTCCCCCTTGCTGGTACATCAGTGATAGCAGCCTGATGCTTTCCCTTGCTTTGGCAGATCTGATGTCACCTGTGGGCAATGACACAGGACTTCAATCCCAGCACCATCCTGGAGGTGAGCCATGCAGAGTTAAGTGCCTTAAAACACTGCCCTaagcccagggagctgcctgaggctgtgctggacaTCACCTGCTCATTACATTTAGAAAACAATGGGAGTTGTTTCTGAGTAGTAGCCACTCtgaagataatattttttaagatgtCACTGCAATACCACAGTTGTGCTTTGGCCACTTTGTGTCTGCCCTGGAGAAATCCGAGTTCAGCTGCCAATCCTGACAAATATGCTGGCTTGTTTGAGTCCAAGCAATACTTGCTGGCTACTTAAATAAGGTTTTTCTAAGATGAATAAGGGTGAATGAACTTCAATTCCTCCAGTGTATTTTAGTGGAATTCCCATGACTAACAGGATCAGAAATGTGCAGGAATCCTGCTCCTCACaccagggagagaaggaaaacccTCTTATGGGAGAGCAACTAAACAATATAAATGCAGGGTTTGTATGGTCCAGCAAGTCACAGAAACAGCTTTCACAAAGGAGTCAATACAGAGGGAGCCTCAGCTCTGAACAAGGGGAAATACTGCTGAACAAATGGGTTTTAAATAGCCAAGTGGCAAATCTGTGCCAGTCTGGATTTCAAGAGACACTGGCTTTTAGACTTCATCAATAATTTTGACAATCCCTTTGGGAAACAGAAGGGCTAAAGGCATGTGAATGTGATTGGATAGCTATTGGATATGTTGCTTTGTGTcagtttttcactgaaagatCAATTCTAGTATTCATCAACAAGCATTAACTAAGCTTTGTGTTCACCGTTACTCAACAACTTATCCTGCCTGATGCAGAGCCCCTGGAAATACCCTGTGGCACTGACCTGCAAAAGCATGGTGCTGTTCTGGTGTTGAAGTTTAAGGACTAACTCATGTAGGGAGCCTGTTTGTATTATGTGCATCTGAACATGCCAGCATCTTGTGTCTTCTGGCAGATGTGCTGTTTGAAGTCACTGCTGAAATCAAACCCAAGGATTGGATTCCTGATGGTGAAAATGAGTTCCAAAAGGGTCTGCTTGAATCTTTGAAGAATCATGTAAGTGTGGGCATGGGGAGGTGGAGAAGAGCAGATAGGATGTCCCAAATCTTCATGTAGAGGAGACCATTTTGTGCTTTTGTGTTTGGGGGAGACAACCTGGAGCTAAGCAAATGGGAACAACTGGCATTCTTCTAAAGAAAGGGCTCAGAACAGTGGGCTATGGGACATCCTCTGCATCCCAGGGGATTTGTGAAGGAGGGAGAGCAAGATGGGGTGCTACAGTGAGGAAAGAAGCTGTTTGCTGTCATACTCCTGCTGGTTGAACATCAAATCAGCACTGGTCACTGTTCCTTTGCAGATCCAGAAGAACCTGAAGCTTTCTGCCAATAGAGTCAGTGAAATTAAGTTAAAGGATGTCAAAAGGTAGGGTTAATGCTGTGTTGCTGGCTTGGCAGAGGACTGATATAACCTGTAATATTTCTTGGATTAGCAGTGTCTTGGCTTCTCactctccttccccaggaagAGACgtgtgtttttgtgtttgttcttCTTCCTTGATATGTAACTTGTcctgaaagtagaaaaaaaatattttctagagGAAAGATGGTGAAAATTGGTGTTTAGTATTATAGGTATAAAATGGATTTAAACTTTGGCGGAAAAAGGGGATAATCTCACTTGCCACAGTGCCTGCTGGAGAAAGCTGGGAGCTGTCAGCAGAGGCTGATCTGGGACTGCAGATTGCTCTTACAATTCACTTTCACAGATATCTGGTCGTTTCAGCCTAGCTTCAGCCAAGGAGCCACTCCTggtctttcctttttcccatgGTCAGAGTGCAAAGCTGGCTCTTGGCACAGATCATCACAGGCAAGAGCCTGCAGCACCTTGATCCCATGCCAAGGGCAGAGGGTCTAAATGGGCTGTCAAGGCTGGGCCTGCAGtgctggttttttcctcctgcctcaCCCTGGGCTCTCCTCTGCCCACAGGACAAAGGATGCCAACCTGCTGCTCACCTTCTGGCTGCACCTGGAGCCAGAGGAGAGGAACGTGTCTCTGCTCGTGCGCtcacagctggaggagctgcttgGCACCTCGGTGGGtgtggagaagctgcagcttgTTTCACTCTTCGTTGAAGGTGGgtgcttcactttttttttttttttttttttttcctgggataaATCCTTTAATGCCAAGCCTGACTTCACTTAGGGCATCTATTCCCCATGGCAGATGTGAAcgagtgccaggctgggcttgaCCTCTgtggggaggaggcagagtGCTTCAATGGCGTGGGCACCTACCTGTGCCGCTGCAAGAAGGACTACGAGGACCATTCTCCCATCAAGTCCGGCACGCTCTGCATCCGCGCTCCCCGAGCAGGTAGAGGATGGAACTGCGGCCCTGCTCCCTCTCGCgggctgctgctttcctggccGGAGTGGGGGAGAGTCGCTGGAGGGAGTGAGCACACCCAGGGCAAGGGGCTCTCTCCTAGCCGGGGGTCCCTCACCTCTGCTGATGTGCGCTGTGAGTGGTGGCTTTAGGTGTCCCTGCCGGGTGTGGAATGCCTTTGCAAGGCAGTTCCCGGCTGGGAATAGCACCTCTCCATGAGCCTTAGGCTCCCTTCCCCCAGTCCGCTGCTTTCTCTGCATTGGGCTGCAACCTGGCACATGTGAGCCCTTAAGTTAGAAGCAAGTGTGGTCAGGGGTGATTTATGAGCTACCTCTGCTGTAACTGATGTGATCAGCAACCCTGGTGACTCCTGGGGGTGCCCTTTGATCTCCTGTCACCCTCTGTAGTTCTTGGGGAGAAGGACAGTGATGTTACTGGTGTTTACCCCAGCTTTGACACAAGGCTGAGCAGATGGCATGTGGTGCTTGACTGTAATCAGCGGTGGCTAATCCAATCCAATTGGAGAGTAATAGAGCCtcacaggctggaaaacagcGATATTCTGTCATATGTGCTCCAAACACTGCGGCTGCTTTACCAAAACTACTTCAATATTGCTGCAGTGGTTTAAACCTTAATGTGAACTCATAGCCAAATACAATTTCTCACCCATCCTACCAACTCCAAGTTAATTAACAACTTGAGCAGTCTAAGCCTGTACAGATCAGCTGGTTATTGTTATATTCTGACACAGGTAATTTTATGAATCCATCTTTATCTGTTAGGCCATGGGGAGGGTCCCTCCAGGCCTGGATGggaacagcagccagcagcgTCTCTGTGTATCTGCACATGGCTTTGGCAATGGCTTTGCTCTGTCTGCTTTCTTCTGGGGCATCACCATCCTTGCGCTGCTCTGGGCTCTAGGTCTAAGTATTTCCCTGGGATGAAGGTCTGGGAGACGTGCTCTAGCCTGGAGGCAGGCGTGAGGGTTCCTGGAGGGTGGCAGGAGTCATGCTGAGCTTCCTGAAGGAGATGTGGGCACTTGGTGAGCACAGAGGGGTCCCTGGGGCAGCGGGCGCTGGGATGAGCCCGTGGCTTTTCTCTTGCAGGGATCAGCACCTTCCTCCGCCACGCTGACATGCTGGCGGGGGCAGCCCTGGTGGCCggcctggtgctgctggtggcctTTGGTGGTCTCTGCGTCACGGCCCTGTGGGGCCAGGTCCCCGGGAGGAGCCCAAGGCCTGAGGAGGCGGCGGTGAGGGCCGCGGAGGAGCCAGCCATGGAGGAGCCAGccatggagctgcagggcctgggggagctcctgcagctcgAGCCCTTCCAGCTGAAGCTGCGGGCCAGGCCCCCCGAGTGGCTCTGGAGCGTCCGGGCCCACCCTGGCCAGGCGGGACCGCAGTTGCCAGAGCGGCCTCCCCCGCTCTGAGGGGGGCCGGGCCTCGGAGAGCCGTCCAGGTGCTCCTGCATTTCCCCAGGTTTCTGCCGCaacccctggctgtgccaacccttctgctgtgttttatggACCGTGAATATCCCACAACAGTGTTCCTCATGTtgtaacttaatttttttaatgcttgctCAGCTTGAGGAACAAAATGTTTGCTCCACCCTGCTGTATGCTTGCTGATTTACCCCTACTCGAGATCtgcacaggaaaattaaaaacttgatttttcttttaaagaaaaaaggaaataagacGCTTTGGTGCTTattgtgaaattaaaaattattctgcatCCTGCTCAGTGCGGCCTGCTTTCTCCTGCCGCcgaggcagagctctgcagggtgagGATCTGTGGGGTATTtcttccagcctggctgagaaACATCTCCAGAACTTCAAATTTTGGTGAGAAACCTGCTCTGGTTATGGCAGGTGGGCCCCCACTCACTGAGTGATGGGGACAGCATTTTTGGATGCTGGCTGCAAAACCCCACCACCACCTTGTCCATGTAAAGTACAGCTGCCTTCCCAGCTTGTCCCGCAGCTGGAGCCTGGTaactttgccttttttaaaggGGAATTCCCCCTTTCCCCGGGAAGAGGCGTGCATGGCAGGTGCCCCACTGGAGGGAGCTGTCCGCCTCCGAAAGGCCGGGAAGGcgctgccaggagctgctccctggctgggcaggcCGGGTCCCGTCCCCGCTCGGGGCTGTTGTCCCGGCGTCTGTcgggcagctctgggcaggatgTGTCCTGCAGGTGTGCGCTGAAGGGAGCGGGATTGCACAGGGATGTACCCAGCTCAGCGTTTGCTCTGCACGGCCAGCTTAGAAAGGGCTGGGAATGGCCCTGCTGTGTTTATCTGCAGGTGAGGATACTGGCGAGGGAGTCAAAAGGGGTCCTGGGCTGCTTCCCTAGGATAACTCGCTTCCATACTCCTCCCCCAATCCAacccccctcaaaaaaaccccaacaaaaatcAGCCCAAcataaacccaaacaaacaaccccccccaaaatcccaaaaccaaaacaaaatagcaacaaaaaaaagaaaaaa is from Serinus canaria isolate serCan28SL12 chromosome 3, serCan2020, whole genome shotgun sequence and encodes:
- the LOC103821345 gene encoding uncharacterized protein LOC103821345 isoform X5, producing the protein MKVRPAQLTAKGSSQEHWEVKSEVSELPPPWVTEYFPIRSCHLIFRDGSGLFYLPLHADINANIWCNWTIWAGPQKHIVIYVQGFQGNDGCGNNQDKIIFQGVSSSVETKVVFACHNRGTLVFAARATEVQVLFLSGSGSSSHEYRYFRGQYYVFRDSETVGSSSDTIAAPQEPVQETSKNESWRTVVTKGLFSMLTAPPVPPAAPAGGRIQPGIVSPGEVGQQSPDLMEDGQSGANWSEHGQDETRLEMTLEDSGSKGRENEDGMLVEPAPAGQGTGGRAEPPALEMSPGTALVTMVPRHPAGSPRSEMPSSSVGVSDTSPTLGQASGSHSEVPAAAHHTRTPELAERPMNTSTKPPLYPSPGVTAADAKSLGGRTEELFDLMSPVGNDTGLQSQHHPGDVLFEVTAEIKPKDWIPDGENEFQKGLLESLKNHIQKNLKLSANRVSEIKLKDVKRTKDANLLLTFWLHLEPEERNVSLLVRSQLEELLGTSVGVEKLQLVSLFVEGHLFPMADVNECQAGLDLCGEEAECFNGVGTYLCRCKKDYEDHSPIKSGTLCIRAPRAGISTFLRHADMLAGAALVAGLVLLVAFGGLCVTALWGQVPGRSPRPEEAAVRAAEEPAMEEPAMELQGLGELLQLEPFQLKLRARPPEWLWSVRAHPGQAGPQLPERPPPL